One Roseimaritima multifibrata DNA window includes the following coding sequences:
- a CDS encoding efflux RND transporter periplasmic adaptor subunit — translation MSDSNPNSSDLSVSTGPSDSPTASPYSPAPSGGGQPRRSGIGMSLLWNFVIPCLILAGAFGIFVWFGVSAAEERPPADQSLAGRMQRLPTADVQQVRGLAEIGNQLNLEVDGVVVPFREVQIATEVAGRVISKSPACEAGNYVTEGQLLCQIDPQDYELEVDRLVQAVSQAKQTIEELEQEKTNSQRLVEIAESDIALRTREVNRLESLRAGFSSESERDFAQQALLQSRQVMTTAKNQLELLTKRRAGLEASLAIAEVQLRVARLNLERTQIRAKVSGVIVREDAELNSFVQRGSTILTIEDTSKAEVAVNLRMDHLFWVLNQDRGNQVNSEDALSLPDQHGYRLPQTAATIEYEVTGRDDSVYKWSGQLMRYDGIGLDQQTRTAPVRIVVDNPRRFEKPDGSESLASGPTALLRGMFVKVVLHIKPQRELVLLPALAMQPGSRIWQFTPDPSVLDVKKEPAGTDAKPADAAGTADEGSGPAETLADEPADGEEDEAEKTAPFVMEDWVAGRVLVIDRVRAIESTSLQLGNLGDGKVKEGVAGESSATKFWICEVAGGALKPGDYVVTSPLTAVSLDTPLSVRVPRAQTAPGQLPVASIP, via the coding sequence ATGAGTGATTCCAACCCGAATTCTTCTGATCTCTCGGTTTCCACCGGGCCAAGCGATTCCCCCACGGCATCGCCTTATTCACCGGCACCGTCGGGGGGAGGGCAGCCACGTCGGTCAGGGATCGGCATGTCTCTGCTCTGGAACTTCGTTATTCCTTGTTTGATCCTGGCGGGCGCGTTTGGGATTTTCGTATGGTTTGGCGTATCGGCTGCGGAAGAGCGCCCCCCCGCCGATCAAAGTCTTGCGGGGCGGATGCAGCGGTTGCCGACGGCGGATGTTCAGCAGGTCCGCGGTCTCGCCGAGATTGGAAACCAGCTGAATCTGGAAGTCGACGGAGTGGTGGTGCCGTTTCGTGAGGTTCAGATCGCAACCGAAGTCGCCGGACGGGTGATCTCCAAAAGCCCTGCATGCGAAGCGGGAAATTATGTCACCGAAGGGCAATTGCTTTGTCAGATCGATCCTCAAGATTACGAATTAGAAGTCGATCGCTTGGTCCAGGCGGTTTCGCAAGCAAAGCAGACGATCGAAGAACTGGAACAAGAAAAGACCAATAGCCAGCGTTTGGTGGAGATCGCCGAGAGCGACATCGCGCTGCGGACTCGGGAGGTCAACCGGCTAGAGTCTTTACGGGCTGGTTTTTCGAGTGAATCGGAACGAGATTTTGCTCAGCAAGCGTTGTTGCAGTCCAGACAGGTGATGACCACTGCGAAAAATCAGCTTGAATTATTAACCAAACGTCGCGCGGGTCTGGAAGCATCGCTGGCAATTGCCGAGGTTCAGCTAAGAGTGGCTAGGTTGAATTTGGAGCGAACGCAAATTCGTGCCAAGGTAAGTGGAGTGATTGTCCGTGAAGACGCTGAACTGAATTCGTTTGTCCAGCGCGGCAGCACTATCCTGACGATCGAAGACACGTCCAAGGCGGAGGTTGCCGTCAACCTTCGGATGGATCATTTATTCTGGGTGCTCAATCAAGATCGAGGCAACCAGGTCAATAGCGAAGACGCACTTAGCCTGCCAGATCAACACGGGTACCGGCTGCCGCAGACGGCTGCGACGATCGAATATGAGGTCACTGGCCGCGATGATTCGGTTTACAAGTGGAGTGGCCAATTGATGCGATACGACGGGATTGGCTTGGATCAGCAGACCCGCACCGCACCGGTCCGGATTGTGGTCGATAACCCCCGGCGCTTCGAAAAACCGGATGGCTCGGAATCGCTTGCCTCGGGGCCAACGGCGTTGTTAAGGGGAATGTTTGTCAAAGTCGTGCTGCACATCAAACCGCAGCGTGAACTGGTTTTGTTGCCAGCGCTTGCGATGCAGCCGGGCAGTCGAATCTGGCAATTCACGCCCGACCCGAGCGTCTTGGATGTTAAGAAGGAACCTGCTGGCACGGATGCAAAACCGGCCGACGCAGCAGGAACCGCTGACGAAGGTTCAGGTCCCGCCGAAACCTTGGCGGACGAGCCAGCGGACGGGGAAGAAGACGAAGCCGAAAAGACCGCTCCGTTTGTTATGGAGGACTGGGTTGCCGGTCGAGTCTTGGTGATCGATCGAGTTCGAGCGATTGAATCGACCAGCCTGCAGCTTGGCAATCTGGGCGATGGGAAGGTTAAGGAGGGTGTCGCTGGCGAATCGAGTGCGACGAAGTTCTGGATATGTGAAGTGGCTGGCGGGGCCTTGAAACCAGGGGACTATGTAGTGACTTCACCACTGACGGCGGTTTCGCTTGATACGCCTCTGTCGGTTCGCGTGCCGCGTGCCCAAACCGCGCCAGGTCAACTTCCCGTTGCCTCCATCCCATAA
- a CDS encoding efflux RND transporter permease subunit produces the protein MKRIVAWAIASSPGMNVIMVAAMLVGAVCLYQMRREVFPEFELEVVMVTVPYPGATPDDVEEGICQKIEESVRSLEGIKQVTSIAQEGAGYVLIELRSDIEDVQKTLSEIDREVKRISTFPDLAEDVQVQQITFRDAAIRVGVVGPESTDPRAEWQLRQVAEEVRDDILQLKTVSAAEVAGGRSFQIDVEIDEATLRQYGLSLEDVAGRIRARNLELPGGQLKAEGQEVLFRAKNKGRVGDEIRRLPLITQQSGVVLTVDDLGSVSDEFDDSANISEINGIPAMVVNVNRTKSEDLLAMVDDVKAYLAVKELPPGYRFLPWGDTSVDVRDRLDLLLRNGTQGLILVFLVLALFLELRLAVWVAMGIPISILGAGIALAWGDQTLNMLSLFSFLVALGIVVDDAIVVGENIYSHRQQGKNFLQAAIDGASEVAPSVCASVVTTVIAFGPMFFVSGVMGKFMAVIPFAVVAMLAISLLESIFILPCHLAHRHDGVFKFLSIVLYPLRPLGILLNWMNKRSSLAMEWVANRIYLPVLKFSLARPLVPLAITLSLFLITIGMVRGGVVPRILFPKSDNNLMQATVTFPDGTPQSVTDVATRVMEQAVRDVSAEIAAERAAAEQVSIADIYGQQEAGVIGPVKLTYRQVGAITNTQGPMGNSTGGGSHVGQIFVELFDTTTRTTHSDEIMARWRIKAGEFAGVEKLTYGSVGVGPGGKAIEFKLLAPASATDQLEAATEATKDRLAKFQGLYDIGDDNTPGKWEFQLRVKDEAQATGVTEQDLGRTIRNAYYGAEVMRLQRGRHEVKLMVRYPEDERSSLADYQEVRVRTMDGLERPITELAQVDVVRGYSEINRVDQQRSITISADLDETKTEPDKVINELKDNFIPELQKKYPGISVRWEGQREQSVESVGSLMRGFAVAITAMFVLLVLQFRSYVQPLLILAIIPFGMIGAVWGHALLGLPLTLFSMFGLVALAGVVVNDSIVLIDFINHRVRDGMPIRQALLEAGVRRFRPVMLTSMTTIAGLLPLLTEKSFQAQLLIPMAVSLAFGLMLATTLVLLLIPILYMIYLNTIEALGFSAIDEELVGQQVEI, from the coding sequence ATGAAGCGAATTGTTGCCTGGGCCATCGCCAGTTCACCTGGGATGAATGTGATCATGGTCGCTGCCATGCTGGTGGGGGCTGTCTGCCTGTACCAAATGCGCCGGGAAGTTTTTCCCGAATTCGAGTTGGAAGTGGTGATGGTCACCGTTCCGTATCCTGGTGCAACGCCCGATGACGTGGAGGAAGGGATCTGCCAGAAGATCGAGGAATCGGTACGCTCCCTTGAGGGGATCAAGCAAGTGACTTCGATCGCCCAAGAAGGGGCGGGATATGTGTTGATCGAACTGCGTAGTGATATTGAGGACGTTCAGAAAACGCTTTCCGAAATCGACCGCGAAGTCAAACGTATTTCGACATTCCCGGACCTTGCCGAAGACGTGCAAGTGCAGCAGATCACTTTTCGCGATGCCGCCATACGGGTCGGCGTGGTTGGTCCAGAATCGACCGACCCGCGAGCCGAGTGGCAGCTCCGGCAGGTCGCTGAGGAAGTCCGTGACGATATTTTGCAGCTGAAAACCGTTTCCGCTGCAGAGGTCGCAGGGGGACGCTCGTTTCAGATCGATGTCGAAATCGATGAGGCAACCTTGCGGCAATACGGTCTTTCACTAGAAGACGTTGCCGGTCGGATCCGAGCTCGCAACCTGGAACTTCCCGGGGGCCAATTAAAAGCGGAAGGCCAAGAGGTTTTGTTTCGAGCAAAAAACAAAGGCCGCGTTGGGGATGAGATACGGCGTCTACCGCTGATCACTCAGCAAAGCGGCGTGGTCCTCACGGTCGATGATCTGGGATCCGTCAGCGATGAATTCGATGATTCGGCAAACATTAGTGAGATCAACGGCATCCCGGCGATGGTTGTCAATGTAAACCGGACCAAAAGCGAAGACTTGCTGGCGATGGTCGATGATGTAAAGGCGTATTTGGCGGTGAAGGAGTTGCCTCCGGGGTACCGTTTTCTTCCTTGGGGAGATACCAGCGTCGACGTCCGTGACCGTTTGGATCTATTGCTTCGCAACGGCACCCAAGGTTTGATTCTGGTCTTCCTTGTGCTGGCTTTGTTTCTTGAATTGCGGCTGGCTGTGTGGGTCGCGATGGGGATTCCCATTTCGATTTTGGGAGCCGGGATTGCACTTGCTTGGGGCGACCAAACCCTGAACATGCTTAGCCTGTTTTCTTTTCTGGTGGCCCTTGGAATCGTTGTGGATGATGCGATTGTCGTAGGGGAGAATATCTATTCGCATCGCCAGCAGGGCAAGAACTTTCTGCAGGCGGCAATTGACGGTGCGAGCGAGGTGGCCCCCAGCGTGTGCGCCTCGGTGGTGACAACCGTTATCGCGTTTGGCCCGATGTTTTTTGTCTCGGGGGTGATGGGCAAGTTCATGGCGGTGATCCCGTTTGCGGTGGTTGCCATGTTAGCGATTTCGCTGTTGGAAAGCATCTTCATTCTGCCCTGCCACCTGGCACATCGGCATGATGGAGTGTTTAAGTTTTTGTCCATCGTCCTGTACCCACTGCGACCGCTTGGGATTTTGTTGAACTGGATGAATAAGCGTTCCAGCCTAGCGATGGAATGGGTTGCAAATCGAATCTACCTGCCGGTCCTTAAATTCAGCCTTGCTCGTCCGCTGGTCCCGCTTGCGATAACCCTGTCGTTATTTTTAATCACTATTGGAATGGTCCGTGGGGGTGTCGTTCCGCGGATCCTGTTTCCAAAATCGGACAACAATCTGATGCAGGCAACGGTGACGTTTCCCGATGGAACCCCGCAATCGGTAACCGATGTGGCCACTCGCGTAATGGAGCAGGCGGTTCGGGATGTCAGTGCAGAAATCGCAGCCGAGCGAGCGGCGGCCGAACAGGTTTCGATCGCCGATATTTATGGGCAACAAGAAGCGGGCGTGATTGGACCGGTCAAATTGACGTATCGCCAGGTGGGGGCGATCACCAATACACAGGGACCGATGGGAAACAGCACCGGCGGCGGAAGCCATGTCGGTCAAATATTCGTCGAACTGTTTGATACGACAACTCGAACGACTCATAGTGACGAAATTATGGCCCGCTGGCGAATCAAAGCAGGTGAATTCGCCGGAGTTGAGAAACTGACCTACGGATCCGTCGGAGTGGGGCCGGGAGGGAAAGCGATCGAATTCAAATTGTTGGCTCCGGCAAGTGCGACCGACCAGTTGGAAGCGGCGACCGAAGCTACCAAAGATCGCCTCGCCAAGTTTCAAGGTTTGTACGACATCGGCGATGATAACACTCCAGGGAAATGGGAATTCCAGCTGCGTGTGAAGGATGAAGCTCAAGCGACCGGAGTTACCGAGCAGGATCTCGGGCGAACGATTCGGAACGCCTATTACGGTGCCGAGGTCATGCGTCTGCAACGTGGGCGGCACGAAGTCAAATTGATGGTCCGCTATCCCGAAGACGAACGGAGCAGTCTTGCGGATTATCAAGAAGTTCGCGTGCGGACGATGGATGGACTGGAACGCCCGATCACCGAATTGGCTCAGGTCGATGTGGTTCGTGGGTATTCGGAAATCAACCGCGTCGATCAGCAGCGATCGATTACGATCTCCGCCGACCTTGATGAAACGAAAACCGAGCCCGATAAAGTTATCAATGAATTGAAGGATAACTTCATCCCTGAATTACAGAAAAAGTACCCTGGGATTTCGGTTCGATGGGAAGGGCAGCGTGAACAAAGCGTTGAATCGGTAGGGAGTTTGATGCGAGGATTTGCGGTCGCGATTACCGCCATGTTCGTCTTGTTGGTGCTGCAGTTCCGCAGTTATGTGCAGCCACTTTTGATTCTGGCGATCATCCCCTTTGGAATGATCGGGGCTGTCTGGGGCCATGCATTGTTGGGGTTGCCGCTGACCCTTTTCAGTATGTTCGGTTTGGTTGCATTGGCCGGAGTGGTCGTCAATGACAGTATCGTTCTGATCGACTTTATCAATCATCGAGTCCGAGATGGGATGCCGATTCGACAAGCGCTCTTAGAGGCGGGGGTTCGCCGCTTTCGTCCTGTGATGCTGACCAGCATGACAACCATCGCCGGGCTGCTGCCATTGTTGACCGAGAAGTCTTTTCAGGCTCAGTTGTTGATCCCGATGGCCGTCAGTTTGGCTTTTGGGTTGATGCTGGCGACTACCTTGGTGCTGCTGTTGATTCCGATCTTGTACATGATCTATCTGAACACGATCGAAGCTTTAGGGTTCAGCGCCATCGACGAAGAGCTGGTAGGCCAGCAGGTCGAAATCTAG